GAAAAGCTTTCTATTGAAGGATATGCTGTTCGCTATCAGCAATACTTTTCGGAAGGCTGGGATATTTTTAAGAAATATCCTGTTGGATTTATGGGATTGTTTTTAATTTCTGCCGTACTCTATTTTTTTATCAGCCAGTCAGGAACCTACATCAGTAATATGGTTTCGGTGGTTTTATCGTCTCTTTTTCTGGCCTGTAACTATCATATGGCTCACTATTTAAAAAAGGGAGGAATCCCATCTTTTGAAGTGTTTTTTGAGCCATTGAAAGATCCTTTACAACTGGTTATTTACGCTTTACTGTCTTCATTATTAGTAGGTATAGGCTTTGTTTTTTTAATTATTCCGGGATTATACCTTGTCGTAAGCTGGGTTTTTGCAATACCGATTATTGTTTTTACCAAAACAGAATTTTGGCCTGCCATGGAGTATAGCCGTAAAGTCATTACCAGACAATGGTTTCAGATATTTGGGTTCCTGGTGCTTTGTTTTTTCGTTATTTTACTGGGTGCTTTGGCGTTGGGTATAGGGATTATCGTAGCAATGCCGGTCGTTTACTGTAGTTTGTATGCAGCTTTTAGCGACATTTTTGGCTTGCGAACTCAAGAGGGCAATCCGGAAAGTAACAATAACTGGCCGGATGAGGATTCCGATATCACCTATTGAAATTAAAATATTGGATTTTGTAAATCGTCCGCAATTTTAGTGTGCACGAAGCGATTAATTTTTCCATTGTGCATGATAATTTCTCTGACTACCGTAGAGCTTATATGTGAAAGCTCCGGACGGCTTACCAAACAAACAGTTTCTATGTCAGGATTCAGATTTTTGTTAAGCATGGCAATGGTTTTTTCATACTCAAAATCTATACCTGACCGTAATCCCCTGAGTATATATCTTGCATTTACACTTTTGCAAAAGTCCACCGTTAAGGTGTCATAATGTTTAATTTGGATTCCTTGTCTACCTTCAAAAATTTTTTCAATAAATCGCTTACGTTTTTCTATATCAAAAAGGTATTTTTTGTTTGTGTTGTTGCCAATTGCTACTATTATCTGGTCAAAAATATTTAAACCACGCTCAATTAAATCAACATGACCTATAGTTATTGGATCAAAAGACCCGGGGAATACAGCTATTTTCATAATCTCAATTTTTAAGTTTTAAATTTTTTAGAATTAAGAAAATTAGTCTTCAGAAATTTTAGTTTTTGTAAATATACTGAAAGTAGTTTTTCCATACATTCTTATTTGCTCCAGATTTGGGTGGTCGGTAAAGTCATGGTCCGGAGAATGCTCTAAAATGAACCAACCCACATCTGTGAGCATGTTATTTTCTAAAACCATATCGGGTAGTAGTGGAATTTCTTCCATAGGGTAGGGAGGTCCGGCAAAAATGATATCATATTGGCGTTGGCTGAATTTAATAAACTGCAATACATCAGCCTGAATGACCTGCATGCCTTCAATTTGTAAATCATCTGTCATTTTTTTGGCAAATTTTACACAAGCCGGAAATAAATCCACTGAGGTTATATCCGTACAGCCTCTGGATGCAAATTCATAACTGATTGCACCGGTGCCCATAAATAAGTCTAAAAAGCTGACTCTATCAAAATTATAGTAATTGTTCAGTATATTGAAAAGCCCTTCTTTGGCCGTATCTGTAGTAGGTCGGGTGGGGATATTTGAGGGTGCTCTGAAACGTCTGCCTTTAAATTTTCCGCTGATTATTCTCATAAGTAGTGACTGTATATATCGACATCTATACTATCTATTTTTTTAAAATCTTTTGTTTCCAATTCGCTGAAATGCAGTTTGCGAATATACTTGTGTAAATGATTGTATAAAACTCCTCCCTCTTTAATCTCACCGGAAAGATAAACCGGGTCGTTTTCCTGATCTAATCCGGTAGACTCCAAAACCAATAATGTATAATAAAGCATATCATCGGCATTCATTACACTAAAGATATTGGCAAATACCATTTTTTGATCAATAAAAACAGCGACCAAAAGGTGTTTGTTCAATTTATATAGAAAAGTTGCTTTTTGTTTTCCCCGGCTCTGCTCATAAAATAAATTTAAAAGAGAAACAGCCAGGTGTTCAATGTCTGTGTTTTTGTTTAGTTGGTGCAGTAAGCGATATTTATCAAATCGAAGCACATAAAGCAATCGGGCATCGGTAAACTTCAACTTATCTTCCATCACCAAAGAGCCCGCAGGTATATGAAGATTAGCTCCGGCCAAAGTTCTTACATCATCTTTTTGAAAAAAAACTTCCGGAATCAATGAAAAAAAAGGATAAAGCATCCCTATTTTTAATTTCGATACTTCCATTAAGTCAACCGGTAAATCGGAAAGTGTTTTTTCTAAACCACTGGAAGCATCTGATTGAGCTTCAAAATCAGCGGTATAAAAATGGGCTTTTTCATCCTGATAGTACCTTAATCTGATTTTATCTTCAGCAATATTTAATATTGTAAGTTTATTATGGTCAGAATCTATCCGAATGGTTTCGGAATCAAAAGAAGTCTTTTGTTCCATGGGTATATATTTTATTCCCAGTTTCCTGAGAGATTTCCTTCTGACATGGATCCTACTCTTAGTGCAAAATCCCGGTTAATAAATCGGGGATCCAATCCTTTTAAGAATTTAGTTTCCGGAGCACTCACTTCGAATACACTAATGTTAACTCTGTTACGGGTAATTGATCCGGCCGAGATGTTAAAAGTATCACCTCCTGAGTAAGGAATGTATCTTAAAGAATCGGGATTAACCACTTTTGCCGGGAAAACTCTATCCATCATATTGTAGTAGATAGTATCATAAATTACGGTTTGAGCTGTATCATCCGGGTTTCCAATAATTCTTACTTCCGGTATTGAGTCAAACTTAAGGGTATGAATCAATTGATCGAAATCTCCTGCAAAAGAACCTCTAAGATCTCTGTAAGCTAACTGAGCAGTACGGATATCTTTTAATCTTTCAATGACTTTATCATACCTGTCAGACTTTTGACGCTCAAACTGAATGGGGTCATTCACCATTGAATATAAGAAAAAAGTCATCAAAGCTACAACCAGCCCTAAGCCTACATTAAGAGAAATTTTTATGTAATTCATAGTTTATTATACGTTTACACCACAATTATAAAACTTTTTTTGTTTAATCCTTTCAGCTTTGCAATTTTTTAACTGAAATTATTAATATAAAAACGAAGAAGTCAATTGCTAAATTCTTTTTTAGTTGATTTTTTTTAAAAAAAGTTTTTGAGCTGAATTTTTTTTGGAGATTTTGAAAAACTCAGCATTCACTTTTATACGCTTCATGGCTTTTAAATCCAATTGCTCGAATGTTAAGAATTTAGTATTAATTTTGAGCACTTTATAAATGGAAATCAATTTCTTGAATTTAGTTGGCCTATCTATCTTAATGCTTAGCGGTGTTTTAATTCAACAGAATTTTTTCCTGAAAAAGTAAGCTTCATACCTCCAAAACATGTATTCCTTAGTTACAATTTATTTATAAATTTTTGTAATCAGTAGGGAATAGTTAATTTCGCTTCAATATTTGTTTATGCAAGAGATACATTCTAAAAATCCTGACTTTAAAGAATACGTCAGGTCAAAGATAGATTTGAATAAGTTTATGCACTACATAGACTTTAAAATTACGGACATAGAAGTTGGAAGAATAAAGGGATATTTAGATTTTAAAGAGATACATCATCAGCAAAATGGTATATTGCATGGCGGAGTAACTTCTTCTCTTTGTGATATGGCAGGAGGTTTTGCTGCTTACAGTGTAGTAGCACCGGATGAGATGGTTTTTACAGTAGAGATAAAGGTAACGTACTTTCATCCCGGTCAAAGTGAAAGGTTTTATGTTACAGGGGAAGTAGTTAAAGCCGGTAAACAGTTTTGTTTTTGTGAAAGTGTTGTACGAAATACTGAGCAAAAAATAATAGCCAAATCAACGATGACAATGGCTGTTAGGAAAAAATAATAGATTATGCGGCCTACTTTCTCTAACATCTGGAAACTATCTTACCCTATTGTTATAGGTAGTTTTGCACAGAGTATAATTGCCGTTTCTGATACGGCATTTCTGGGTAGAGTCGGCCAAACTGAATTAGCAGCCATAGGTTTTGTAAGTCTTATTTACATGATTTTATTCATGATAGGCTTTTCATATACCAAAGGCACTCAAATATTTGCAGCCAGAAGAATAGGCGAAAAAAGATTTGATGAGGTAGGGAAAATACTTGATAATAGTATTTATGCAGTTTTTTGCATTGCTGCATTACTGTTTTTAGGGATTATATTAGGAGGACAAGCTACTTTGACATTTTTGATACAGGAAGGCTCTGTATTACAATCCAGTTGGGAGTATGTAAAAATGCGTTCCTGGGGTGTCTTTTTTGGTTTTATTGGAAGTGTTTTCCTCTCTTTTTATATGGGAATTGGCAGAACGCATATAATCGTATTGTTTATCATGGCCATGGCTGCCATAAATATAGTCTTTAATTATCTGTTTATATTCGGAAATTACGGTTTCCCGGAAATGGGAATTGCCGGAGCTGCATTAGCCTCTAATTTAGCTGAAATTCTGGTTAGCTTATTTTTTGTGCTTCATTTAATTTTTTCAGGTCTTAGAAAGCAATTTTCAGCATTTAGCTTTGTGTTACCGGATAAAGTGCTCATAAAATCAATTTCATCCTTATCGACTCCGATTGTACTTCAAAGCCTGGTGGGCTTGGGAGGCTGGCTGGTATTTTTTACTATGATAGAAAATATGGGTGAATTGGAATTGGCTGCCAGTAGCGTTTTAAAAAGTATATATGTCGTTTTTGGTATTCCGGCCTGGGCTTTTTCGTCGGCGGCCAGTACTATTATTTCAAATTTGATGGGGCAGCAAAGGCAGGATCAGGTATTGCCGGCTCTGGGGAAAATAATTTTATTCAGTCTTTTGCTGACATCTATAATGATTGGAATTTTGCTAATTTTCACCGATCCGATTTTTTATTTTTATACACCGGAAACAGAAGTAGTTGAATTGGCGAAATCGTTGACCTGGACTATATCTCTGGCTCTTTTGATATATGCTGTCTCTACGGTTCTGTTTCATGGAATTGTGAGTACCGGTTCCACAAAGCAATCTTTATACATTGAAATCATCACTATAGTTGTTTACACTGCCTATATTTATATTGT
The sequence above is drawn from the Chitinophagaceae bacterium genome and encodes:
- a CDS encoding pantetheine-phosphate adenylyltransferase, with the translated sequence MKIAVFPGSFDPITIGHVDLIERGLNIFDQIIVAIGNNTNKKYLFDIEKRKRFIEKIFEGRQGIQIKHYDTLTVDFCKSVNARYILRGLRSGIDFEYEKTIAMLNKNLNPDIETVCLVSRPELSHISSTVVREIIMHNGKINRFVHTKIADDLQNPIF
- a CDS encoding methyltransferase domain-containing protein, yielding MRIISGKFKGRRFRAPSNIPTRPTTDTAKEGLFNILNNYYNFDRVSFLDLFMGTGAISYEFASRGCTDITSVDLFPACVKFAKKMTDDLQIEGMQVIQADVLQFIKFSQRQYDIIFAGPPYPMEEIPLLPDMVLENNMLTDVGWFILEHSPDHDFTDHPNLEQIRMYGKTTFSIFTKTKISED
- a CDS encoding DUF3822 family protein; amino-acid sequence: MEQKTSFDSETIRIDSDHNKLTILNIAEDKIRLRYYQDEKAHFYTADFEAQSDASSGLEKTLSDLPVDLMEVSKLKIGMLYPFFSLIPEVFFQKDDVRTLAGANLHIPAGSLVMEDKLKFTDARLLYVLRFDKYRLLHQLNKNTDIEHLAVSLLNLFYEQSRGKQKATFLYKLNKHLLVAVFIDQKMVFANIFSVMNADDMLYYTLLVLESTGLDQENDPVYLSGEIKEGGVLYNHLHKYIRKLHFSELETKDFKKIDSIDVDIYSHYL
- a CDS encoding PaaI family thioesterase, with protein sequence MQEIHSKNPDFKEYVRSKIDLNKFMHYIDFKITDIEVGRIKGYLDFKEIHHQQNGILHGGVTSSLCDMAGGFAAYSVVAPDEMVFTVEIKVTYFHPGQSERFYVTGEVVKAGKQFCFCESVVRNTEQKIIAKSTMTMAVRKK
- a CDS encoding MATE family efflux transporter — its product is MRPTFSNIWKLSYPIVIGSFAQSIIAVSDTAFLGRVGQTELAAIGFVSLIYMILFMIGFSYTKGTQIFAARRIGEKRFDEVGKILDNSIYAVFCIAALLFLGIILGGQATLTFLIQEGSVLQSSWEYVKMRSWGVFFGFIGSVFLSFYMGIGRTHIIVLFIMAMAAINIVFNYLFIFGNYGFPEMGIAGAALASNLAEILVSLFFVLHLIFSGLRKQFSAFSFVLPDKVLIKSISSLSTPIVLQSLVGLGGWLVFFTMIENMGELELAASSVLKSIYVVFGIPAWAFSSAASTIISNLMGQQRQDQVLPALGKIILFSLLLTSIMIGILLIFTDPIFYFYTPETEVVELAKSLTWTISLALLIYAVSTVLFHGIVSTGSTKQSLYIEIITIVVYTAYIYIVIEVLQLSLQVAWTSEWIYWISLAFFGIIYLKKGDWRNKVI